CGGCATCACGGGTCATTTTCATCGAGTAGGCATTCAGCGCGTCGTAATCGAAGAAGCCTTTAAAGATATCATCCAGACAGTAGCGCAGAATATTATCAAGCAAAATCATTGGCTTACGGCGTCTTGGTGCTTCCGGCGGCAGGTTCACAAAACGGGGAACTTTATCTGACGGAATTTCCAACAGCGCGTAATTGATAGTATCCCCGCGGATGATCTCTACCGCCAGATAGGTGTAATCATCTTTCAGAAATTGCACCAGATCCGTTTCACGATTAATCAGGATCGGCGAAATATGCTGGCGAAGGTAGAGCTTGAAGTAATTGCGCAGCCAGGACTGCTGGTTGACGGAGAGCTGGCGTTCGTTAATCAGGAAAATCTGGTTACGCGCCATTTCCAGCAGCAGCTCGTTATACAGACCATCAAATTCCTGATCGGCCTTTAGTACACGAGCCTGGATTTTGCCTAGCAGGTGACGAGAGTGGGCGGTACTGCCTTGCTCTTCGCTGATGATGATGCGGCGCTTTAGCTCGGCGAACCGCACTTTATAAAATTCATCGAGGTTGTTGGAGTAGATTCCCAAAAAACGCATGCGCTCAATCAGCGGGTTGCTTTTGTCCGCCGCTTCCTGAAGTACGCGCTCGTTAAAGGACAACCAGCTGAGTTCTTTTTCGATGTATAGCTTTTCCTGGCCCATTACAACTCACACTCCGTTTTACTCACAGGACATAGACTATTATGACGAAATTTTCCGCATAGCGATTCACTGTGTCACAACAATATGACAGTAAGAAGAACTATTTCTTCGACATGATTGATTGCTAAACGATTTTAATCAAAAAAAGCCCCGCATGGATAAAACGCAGGGCGATGGGTTATTCTTCGGCAGCGTAGCCCTGGGGCGGTAGCTTTATTTCGTCGAGCCAGGCTTCTTTGCCATCGGTACGCAGACGACCATCGACAAACCAACTGACCACCAGCGGATAGATATCGTGCTCCTGAGCCTGGACGCGAGCGGTGATCTCATCTTCGGTATCTTCGGCGAAAACGGGTACCTTCGCCTGAAGTATTACCGGCCCGCCATCCAGTTCGTCAGTGACGAAATGCACCGATGTCCCATGTTCCTCGTCGCCATTTTCCAGCGCCTGGCGATGAGTGTGCAGGCCCGGGTATTTTGGCAGCAGGGAAGGGTGGATATTCAGCAGGCGCCCATGATAGTGAGCGACAAACGCCGGGCTGAGAATGCGCATATAGCCTGCCAGTACCACTAGATCCGGCGCATAAGCGTCAATCTCATGCATCAGTTCGCGATCGAAAGCTTCACGATTGGCGAACTCGCTGGCGGTGAGCGCATGAGCCGGAATATTAGCCTCACGCGCGCGCTCAAGGCCGAACGCATCGGCCTTGTTGCTGAAGACTGCTCGCAGGGTGCCGTTGATTTTTTTCCGGGCGCAGGCGTCAATAATGGCCTGTAGATTACTGCCGTTGCCGGAAATCAGCACCACAATGTTTTTCATTCAATGACCACACGCTGTTCGGAATCAGAGGCTTTGATATAACCCATTTTCCACGCCTTTTCACCTTTCTCATTCAGGAAGGCGATGGCTTTGTCAGCAGCTTCAGCAGGGAGGGCGATAACCATGCCCACGCCGCAGTTAAAGGTACGATACATCTCATGGCTGCTGACGTTACCGGCAGTTTGCAGCCAGTTGAATACTTCCGGCCACTGCCATGAAGACTCATCGATGACTGCCTGAGTGTTGTCCGGCAGGACGCGCGGGATATTTTCCCAGAAACCGCCGCCAGTCAGGTGGGCGATGGCGTGAACGTCAACGTTAGCAATCAGGTCGAGAATGGATTTCACATAGATGCGGGTCGGGGCCAGCAGGTGATCCGCCAACGACTTACCGTTGAGATCGGTAGTTTGCGGGTCAACGCCGCTCACTTCGATAATTTTACGCACCAGAGAGTAACCGTTAGAGTGCGGGCCACTGGAGGCCAGAGCCACCAGCACATCGCCATCGGCCACTTTGCTGCCGTCGATAATTTCTGATTTTTCTACCACGCCGACGCAGAAACCCGCCACGTCGTAATCTTCGCCATGATACATACCCGGCATTTCCGCCGTTTCGCCGCCGACCAGCGCGCAGCCGGACTGCAAACAACCTTCGGCGATACCGCTGATCACGCTGGCTGCGGTATCCACATCCAGTTTCCCGGTCGCGTAGTAATCCAGGAAGAACAGCGGCTCAGCACCCTGAACGACCAGATCATTCACGCACATGGCGACCAGATCGATACCGATGGTGTCGTGACGCTTTAGATCCATCGCCAGACGCAGCTTGGTGCCGACGCCGTCAGTTCCAGAAACCAGCACCGGCTCGCGGTACTTCTGCGGCAATGCGCACAGTGCGCCGAATCCGCCCAGTCCACCCATCACTTCCGGGCGACGGGTTTTCTTCACC
This Klebsiella sp. RHBSTW-00484 DNA region includes the following protein-coding sequences:
- the purN gene encoding phosphoribosylglycinamide formyltransferase; this translates as MKNIVVLISGNGSNLQAIIDACARKKINGTLRAVFSNKADAFGLERAREANIPAHALTASEFANREAFDRELMHEIDAYAPDLVVLAGYMRILSPAFVAHYHGRLLNIHPSLLPKYPGLHTHRQALENGDEEHGTSVHFVTDELDGGPVILQAKVPVFAEDTEDEITARVQAQEHDIYPLVVSWFVDGRLRTDGKEAWLDEIKLPPQGYAAEE
- the purM gene encoding phosphoribosylformylglycinamidine cyclo-ligase, whose translation is MTDKTSLSYKDAGVDIDAGNALVDRIKGVVKKTRRPEVMGGLGGFGALCALPQKYREPVLVSGTDGVGTKLRLAMDLKRHDTIGIDLVAMCVNDLVVQGAEPLFFLDYYATGKLDVDTAASVISGIAEGCLQSGCALVGGETAEMPGMYHGEDYDVAGFCVGVVEKSEIIDGSKVADGDVLVALASSGPHSNGYSLVRKIIEVSGVDPQTTDLNGKSLADHLLAPTRIYVKSILDLIANVDVHAIAHLTGGGFWENIPRVLPDNTQAVIDESSWQWPEVFNWLQTAGNVSSHEMYRTFNCGVGMVIALPAEAADKAIAFLNEKGEKAWKMGYIKASDSEQRVVIE